Proteins co-encoded in one Lynx canadensis isolate LIC74 chromosome C1, mLynCan4.pri.v2, whole genome shotgun sequence genomic window:
- the TXLNA gene encoding alpha-taxilin isoform X1 has product MKNQDKKNGAAKQSGNTSNAKSNPGQAEAGPEGAQGRPSQSAPAREVEGSSSQAPGKTEGAQAKTAQSGALRDVSEELSRQLEDILSTYCVDNNQGGPGEDGAQGEPAEPEDADKSRTYASRNGEPEPETPVVNGEKETSKGEPGTDEIRASDEVGDRDHRRPQEKKKAKGLGKEITLLMQTLNTLSTPEEKLAALCKKYAELLEEHRNSQKQMKLLQKKQSQLVQEKDHLRGEHSKAVLARSKLESLCRELQRHNRSLKEEGVQRAREEEEKRKEVTSHFQVTLNDIQLQMEQHNERNSKLRQENMELAERLKKLIEQYELREEHIDKVFKHKDLQQQLVDAKLQQAQEMLKEAEERHQREKDFLLKEAVESQRMCELMKQQETHLKQQLALYTEKFEEFQNTLSKSSEVFTTFKQEMEKMTKKIKKLEKETTMYRSRWESSNKALLEMAEEKTLRDKELEGLQVKIQRLEKLCRALQTERNDLNKRVQDLSAGGQGSLTDGGPEQRPEASAASKEHGGEGPGAQSPSSPRATEAPCCPGAPSTETLGQAGRQEPTSTTA; this is encoded by the exons ATGAAGAACCAAGACAAAAAGAATGGGGCTGCCAAGCAGTCGGGCAACACTTCCAATGCAAAAAGCAACCCGGGGCAAGCGGAAGCAGGACCAGAGGGAGCCCAGGGGCGGCCCAGCCAGTCGGCTCCTGCGAGAGAAGTCGAAGGTTCTTCCAGCCAGGCTCCGGGGAAGACTGAGG GAGCACAAGCCAAAACTGCTCAGTCCGGGGCCCTCCGAGATGTCTCTGAGGAGCTGAGCCGCCAGCTGGAAGACATCCTGAGTACATATTGTGTAGACAACAATCAGGGGGGCCCAGGTGAGGATGGGGCACAAGGTGAGCCTGCTGAACCCGAAGATGCAGACAAGTCCCGGACCTATGCCTCGAGGAATGGGGAGCCTGAGCCAGAGACCCCAGTAGTCAATGGTGAGAAGGAGACCTCTAAAGGGGAGCCGGGCACAGATGAGATCCGAGCAAGTGACGAGGTCGGAGACCGAGATCACCGAAGGCCACAGGAGAAGAAGAAAGCCAAGGGTCTGG GGAAGGAGATCACGTTGCTGATGCAGACACTGAACACGCTGAGCACCCCAGAGGAGAAGCTGGCAGCTCTGTGCAAGAAGTATGCTGAACTG ctggaGGAGCATCGGAACTCCCAGAAGCAGATGAAGCTGCTACAGAAGAAGCAGAGCCAGCTGGTGCAGGAGAAGGACCACCTGCGTGGGGAGCACAGCAAGGCCGTGCTGGCCCGCAGCAAGCTGGAGAGCCTGTGCCGCGAGCTGCAGCGCCACAACCGCTCCCTCAAG GAAGAAGGTGTGCAGCGGGCccgggaagaagaggagaaacgCAAGGAGGTGACCTCACACTTCCAGGTGACACTCAATGACATTCAGCTGCAGATGGAGCAGCACAATGAGCGCAATTCCAAGCTCCGCCAGGAGAACATGGAGCTGGCCGAGAGGCTCAAGAAGCTGATCGAGCAGTATGAACTGCGGGAGGAG CACATCGACAAAGTCTTCAAACACAAGGACCTGCAGCAGCAGCTGGTGGACGCCAAGCTCCAGCAGGCCCAGGAGATGCTGAAGGAGGCCGAGGAGAGGCACCAGCGGGAGAAGGATTTT CTCCTCAAAGAGGCAGTGGAATCCCAGAGGATGTGTGAGCTGATGAAGCAGCAGGAGACCCACCTGAAGCAGCAG CTTGCTCTGTACACAGAGAAGTTTGAAGAGTTCCAGAACACTCTTTCCAAAAGCAGTGAGGTGTTCACCACATTCAAGCAGGAGATGGAAAAG ATGACTAAGAAGATCAAGAAGCTGGAGAAAGAAACCACCATGTATCGGTCCCGGTGGGAGAGCAGCAACAAGGCCCTGCTTGAGATGGCTGAGGAG AAAACACTCCGGGACAAGGAGCTGGAGGGCCTGCAGGTAAAAATCCAGAGGCTGGAGAAGCTGTGCCGGGCGCTGCAGACAGAACGCAATGACCTGAACAAAAGGGTACAGGACCTGAGTGCTGGTGGCCAGGGCTCCCTCACTGATGGTGGCCCTGAGCAAAGGCCAGAGGCTTCAGCTGCCTCCAAGGAGCACGGTGGTGAagggcctggggctcagtcacCTAGCTCCCCAAGGGCCACAGAAGCTCCTTGCTGCCCTGGAGCACCAAGCACAGAAACACTCGGCCAAGCAGGGCGCCAGGAGCCCACCTCCACCACCGCCTAG
- the TXLNA gene encoding alpha-taxilin isoform X2, protein MKNQDKKNGAAKQSGNTSNAKSNPGQAEAGPEGAQGRPSQSAPAREVEGSSSQAPGKTEGAQAKTAQSGALRDVSEELSRQLEDILSTYCVDNNQGGPGEDGAQGEPAEPEDADKSRTYASRNGEPEPETPVVNGEKETSKGEPGTDEIRASDEVGDRDHRRPQEKKKAKGLGKEITLLMQTLNTLSTPEEKLAALCKKYAELLEEHRNSQKQMKLLQKKQSQLVQEKDHLRGEHSKAVLARSKLESLCRELQRHNRSLKEEGVQRAREEEEKRKEVTSHFQVTLNDIQLQMEQHNERNSKLRQENMELAERLKKLIEQYELREEHIDKVFKHKDLQQQLVDAKLQQAQEMLKEAEERHQREKDFLLKEAVESQRMCELMKQQETHLKQQLALYTEKFEEFQNTLSKSSEVFTTFKQEMEKMTKKIKKLEKETTMYRSRWESSNKALLEMAEEVGCVCSAAGGRRVQFLSVGPFPLL, encoded by the exons ATGAAGAACCAAGACAAAAAGAATGGGGCTGCCAAGCAGTCGGGCAACACTTCCAATGCAAAAAGCAACCCGGGGCAAGCGGAAGCAGGACCAGAGGGAGCCCAGGGGCGGCCCAGCCAGTCGGCTCCTGCGAGAGAAGTCGAAGGTTCTTCCAGCCAGGCTCCGGGGAAGACTGAGG GAGCACAAGCCAAAACTGCTCAGTCCGGGGCCCTCCGAGATGTCTCTGAGGAGCTGAGCCGCCAGCTGGAAGACATCCTGAGTACATATTGTGTAGACAACAATCAGGGGGGCCCAGGTGAGGATGGGGCACAAGGTGAGCCTGCTGAACCCGAAGATGCAGACAAGTCCCGGACCTATGCCTCGAGGAATGGGGAGCCTGAGCCAGAGACCCCAGTAGTCAATGGTGAGAAGGAGACCTCTAAAGGGGAGCCGGGCACAGATGAGATCCGAGCAAGTGACGAGGTCGGAGACCGAGATCACCGAAGGCCACAGGAGAAGAAGAAAGCCAAGGGTCTGG GGAAGGAGATCACGTTGCTGATGCAGACACTGAACACGCTGAGCACCCCAGAGGAGAAGCTGGCAGCTCTGTGCAAGAAGTATGCTGAACTG ctggaGGAGCATCGGAACTCCCAGAAGCAGATGAAGCTGCTACAGAAGAAGCAGAGCCAGCTGGTGCAGGAGAAGGACCACCTGCGTGGGGAGCACAGCAAGGCCGTGCTGGCCCGCAGCAAGCTGGAGAGCCTGTGCCGCGAGCTGCAGCGCCACAACCGCTCCCTCAAG GAAGAAGGTGTGCAGCGGGCccgggaagaagaggagaaacgCAAGGAGGTGACCTCACACTTCCAGGTGACACTCAATGACATTCAGCTGCAGATGGAGCAGCACAATGAGCGCAATTCCAAGCTCCGCCAGGAGAACATGGAGCTGGCCGAGAGGCTCAAGAAGCTGATCGAGCAGTATGAACTGCGGGAGGAG CACATCGACAAAGTCTTCAAACACAAGGACCTGCAGCAGCAGCTGGTGGACGCCAAGCTCCAGCAGGCCCAGGAGATGCTGAAGGAGGCCGAGGAGAGGCACCAGCGGGAGAAGGATTTT CTCCTCAAAGAGGCAGTGGAATCCCAGAGGATGTGTGAGCTGATGAAGCAGCAGGAGACCCACCTGAAGCAGCAG CTTGCTCTGTACACAGAGAAGTTTGAAGAGTTCCAGAACACTCTTTCCAAAAGCAGTGAGGTGTTCACCACATTCAAGCAGGAGATGGAAAAG ATGACTAAGAAGATCAAGAAGCTGGAGAAAGAAACCACCATGTATCGGTCCCGGTGGGAGAGCAGCAACAAGGCCCTGCTTGAGATGGCTGAGGAGGTGGGCTGCGTGTGCTCTGCCGCTGGGGGGAGGCGGGTGCAGTTTTTGAGTGTTGGGCCCTTTCCTCTACTTTGA
- the CCDC28B gene encoding coiled-coil domain-containing protein 28B, with product MEDKKKKRSPKPCLTQPAQAPGTLRRVPVPTSHSGSLALGLPHLPSPKQRAKFKRVGKEKCRPVLAGSGGGSAGTPLQHSFLTEGTDVYEMEGGLLNLLNDFHSGRLQAFGKECSFEQLEHVREMQEKLARLHFSLDVCGEEEEEEEEEDGVTEGLPEEQKKTMADRNLDQLLSNLEDLSNSIQKLHLAENAEPEEQSAV from the exons ATGgaggacaagaagaagaaaaggagtccCAAGCCCTGCCTGACCCAGCCAGCCCAGGCCCCGGGCACATTACGAAGGGTCCCTGTGCCCACCAGCCACAGCGGCTCCTTAGCCCTGGGACTCCCTCATCTGCCATCCCCCAAGCAGCGAGCCAAGTTCAAGAG ggTAGGCAAGGAGAAATGCCGCCCGGTGCTGGCCGGAAGTGGGGGTGGCTCTGCAGGCACCCCGCTGCAGCACTCGTTTCTGACCGAGGGGACGGACGTCTATGAGATGGAGGGGGGACTGTTGAACCTGCTCAATGATTTTCATTCAGGCCGGCTGCAGGCCTTCG GGAAGGAATGCTCCTTTGAGCAGTTGGAGCACGTGCGGGAGATGCAGGAGAAGCTGGCCCGGCTGCACTTCAGCCTAGACGTgtgtggggaagaggaggaagaggaggaggaagaggacggGGTCACTGAGGGACTGCCAGAGGAGCAGAAGAAGACGATGGCCGACCGAAACCTGGACCAGCTGCTTAGCAAT CTGGAAGATCTTAGTAACTCTAT ACAGAAGTTGCACCTGGCCGAGAATGCCGAGCCTGAGGAGCAGTCAGCTGTGTAG
- the IQCC gene encoding IQ domain-containing protein C isoform X2 produces the protein MERERLLRGVSVLQACVRGFLVRRHIQRLRDEYEAVVREIEGDLGTLQWTEGWIPRPQFLPEKAKSHRTCKPQERAPNPEQQWRGRFSCKEPEREAVFGEMMLKQSGQSSANSGSLPCRGDSPPPQDEHSRQARNPSQEETRAMSGMENPEAVGPELPHSQTKLQELQYHHSHLAMELLWLQQAINSRKEYLILKQTLTSPEASQMRDKPSMCPDHRAQTCVRAGSQTSPPLKDKFYREGTIKDPDHVDNSSWRLKSQPHKSLESLATTDKTTAGVKYRDPCNRRARAQLPTLSNNQALENRLTREPYRGGACLQLMRVPEDQIPKGLEPRGYCSEKARMQVPTLGEDPDIEDKSPRKPERKEPDCQRARPRELDLSEDHGIWDETLAEHGGQDLWETKPPKGQIPSEKSCRDRTSSEPSHEQSTNQRAVPWRSRPPKKLSLTESAHTGEDHWKDKPWKTGPPG, from the exons ATGGAGCGGGAGCGGTTGCTTCGCGGGGTGTCGGTGCTGCAG GCCTGCGTCCGGGGCTTCTTGGTCCGACGCCACATCCAGAGACTGCGAGATGAGTATGAGGCTGTTGTACGCGAAATCGAGGGTGACCTGGGCACGCTTCAGTGGACAGAGGGTTGGATTCCCAGGCCCCAGTTTCTCCCAGAG aAAGCAAAATCCCATCGGACCTGTAAACCCCAAGAGAGGGCACCAAATCCAGAACAGCAATGGCGGGGCCGCTTCTCATGTAAAGAACCTGAGAGAGAAGCTGTCTTTGGAGAGATGATGCTGAAGCAATCAGGACAGAGCTCAGCAAACTCGGGAAGTCTTCCCTGCAGAGGTGACAGTCCCCCGCCTCAGGATGAGCACAGCAGGCAAGCCAGGAATCCCAGCCAAGAGGAGACCAGAGCTATGTCAGGGATGGAAAACCCAG AAGCTGTAGGTCCAGAACTGCCCCACAGCCAGACCAAGCTTCAGGAACTCCAGTACCACCACAGCCACTTGGCCATGGAACTGCTGTGGCTACAACAGGCCATCAATAGCCGTAAGGAG TACCTAATTCTCAAACAGACACTGACATCCCCGGAGGCGAGCCAGATGAGAGACAAGCCCAGCATGTGCCCAGACCACAGGGCTCAGACCTGTGTGAGGGCTGGGTCACAAACAAGCCCACCACTGAAAGACAAGTTCTACAGAGAGGGGACCATTAAAGACCCAGACCATGTAGATAACTCCTCCTGGAGGCTGAAATCACAACCCCACAAGTCCCTGGAAAGCCTGGCCACTACAGACAAAACCACTGCTGGGGTCAAGTACAGGGATCCATGTAACAGGAGGGCTAGAGCACAGCTGCCCACACTATCCAATAACCAGGCCTTAGAGAACAGGCTCACTAGAGAGCCATACCGTGGAGGGGCCTGCCTGCAGTTGATGAGAGTCCCGGAGGACCAGATCCCCAAAGGCCTCGAACCTAGGGGCTACTGTTCTGAAAAAGCCAGGATGCAGGTGCCCACACTTGGTGAGGACCCGGATATTGAGGATAAGTCTCCCAGAAAGCCAGAACGCAAAGAGCCTGATTGCCAAAGAGCTAGGCCACGAGAGTTGGACCTCTCAGAGGACCATGGCATCTGGGATGAGACCTTGGCAGAGCATGGTGGCCAGGATCTCTGggagactaagccacccaagggccAGATCCCTAGTGAGAAAAGCTGCAGAGATAGAACCTCCAGTGAACCTAGCCATGAACAATCGACAAACCAGAGGGCTGTACCATGGCGATCGAGGCCACCTAAGAAACTGTCTTTGACAGAGTCTGCCCACACAGGAGAGGACCACTGGAAGGACAAGCCATGGAAAACAGGACCACCAGGCTAG
- the IQCC gene encoding IQ domain-containing protein C isoform X1 encodes MSSPGESSRNPPPTFAVISVFFPPYSSHQACVRGFLVRRHIQRLRDEYEAVVREIEGDLGTLQWTEGWIPRPQFLPEKAKSHRTCKPQERAPNPEQQWRGRFSCKEPEREAVFGEMMLKQSGQSSANSGSLPCRGDSPPPQDEHSRQARNPSQEETRAMSGMENPEAVGPELPHSQTKLQELQYHHSHLAMELLWLQQAINSRKEYLILKQTLTSPEASQMRDKPSMCPDHRAQTCVRAGSQTSPPLKDKFYREGTIKDPDHVDNSSWRLKSQPHKSLESLATTDKTTAGVKYRDPCNRRARAQLPTLSNNQALENRLTREPYRGGACLQLMRVPEDQIPKGLEPRGYCSEKARMQVPTLGEDPDIEDKSPRKPERKEPDCQRARPRELDLSEDHGIWDETLAEHGGQDLWETKPPKGQIPSEKSCRDRTSSEPSHEQSTNQRAVPWRSRPPKKLSLTESAHTGEDHWKDKPWKTGPPG; translated from the exons ATGAGCTCTCCAGGAGAATCCtccaggaaccccccccccacttttgcaGTGATAAGCGTTTTCTTTCCCCCTTATTCTTCACACCAGGCCTGCGTCCGGGGCTTCTTGGTCCGACGCCACATCCAGAGACTGCGAGATGAGTATGAGGCTGTTGTACGCGAAATCGAGGGTGACCTGGGCACGCTTCAGTGGACAGAGGGTTGGATTCCCAGGCCCCAGTTTCTCCCAGAG aAAGCAAAATCCCATCGGACCTGTAAACCCCAAGAGAGGGCACCAAATCCAGAACAGCAATGGCGGGGCCGCTTCTCATGTAAAGAACCTGAGAGAGAAGCTGTCTTTGGAGAGATGATGCTGAAGCAATCAGGACAGAGCTCAGCAAACTCGGGAAGTCTTCCCTGCAGAGGTGACAGTCCCCCGCCTCAGGATGAGCACAGCAGGCAAGCCAGGAATCCCAGCCAAGAGGAGACCAGAGCTATGTCAGGGATGGAAAACCCAG AAGCTGTAGGTCCAGAACTGCCCCACAGCCAGACCAAGCTTCAGGAACTCCAGTACCACCACAGCCACTTGGCCATGGAACTGCTGTGGCTACAACAGGCCATCAATAGCCGTAAGGAG TACCTAATTCTCAAACAGACACTGACATCCCCGGAGGCGAGCCAGATGAGAGACAAGCCCAGCATGTGCCCAGACCACAGGGCTCAGACCTGTGTGAGGGCTGGGTCACAAACAAGCCCACCACTGAAAGACAAGTTCTACAGAGAGGGGACCATTAAAGACCCAGACCATGTAGATAACTCCTCCTGGAGGCTGAAATCACAACCCCACAAGTCCCTGGAAAGCCTGGCCACTACAGACAAAACCACTGCTGGGGTCAAGTACAGGGATCCATGTAACAGGAGGGCTAGAGCACAGCTGCCCACACTATCCAATAACCAGGCCTTAGAGAACAGGCTCACTAGAGAGCCATACCGTGGAGGGGCCTGCCTGCAGTTGATGAGAGTCCCGGAGGACCAGATCCCCAAAGGCCTCGAACCTAGGGGCTACTGTTCTGAAAAAGCCAGGATGCAGGTGCCCACACTTGGTGAGGACCCGGATATTGAGGATAAGTCTCCCAGAAAGCCAGAACGCAAAGAGCCTGATTGCCAAAGAGCTAGGCCACGAGAGTTGGACCTCTCAGAGGACCATGGCATCTGGGATGAGACCTTGGCAGAGCATGGTGGCCAGGATCTCTGggagactaagccacccaagggccAGATCCCTAGTGAGAAAAGCTGCAGAGATAGAACCTCCAGTGAACCTAGCCATGAACAATCGACAAACCAGAGGGCTGTACCATGGCGATCGAGGCCACCTAAGAAACTGTCTTTGACAGAGTCTGCCCACACAGGAGAGGACCACTGGAAGGACAAGCCATGGAAAACAGGACCACCAGGCTAG